From Pseudomonas sp. StFLB209, a single genomic window includes:
- a CDS encoding HpcH/HpaI aldolase/citrate lyase family protein, producing MNPGVVRSALFVPATRPERIPKALASGADRVIVDLEDAVEESLKEQARDNLEQFLREQPEARVLVRVNAAEHWAHEADLATCQRWPGVIGILLPKAETVAQITRAYATGKAVWPIIESAKGLAALAELAAARGVDRLSFGSLDLGLDMGLRTGSEAADLVLGHARYAVLLHSRVAGLAAPLDGVYPAIQDIQGLQRHTQFARDMGFGGALCIHPAQVQIIHDALKPSAQELDWARRVLAMAQTSTGVFILDGQMVDAPVILRARVTVQQAG from the coding sequence ATGAACCCCGGCGTCGTGCGCAGCGCCCTGTTCGTTCCGGCCACCCGGCCGGAGCGGATCCCCAAGGCACTCGCCAGTGGTGCGGACCGGGTAATCGTCGATCTTGAGGACGCGGTCGAAGAGTCACTCAAGGAGCAAGCCCGCGACAACCTTGAGCAGTTTCTGCGAGAACAACCCGAGGCCCGGGTTCTGGTACGGGTCAACGCTGCAGAGCATTGGGCGCATGAAGCGGACCTCGCAACGTGCCAGCGCTGGCCAGGAGTCATCGGTATTCTGCTGCCCAAGGCCGAAACCGTTGCCCAGATCACACGGGCCTACGCCACCGGCAAAGCGGTATGGCCGATCATCGAAAGTGCCAAGGGCCTGGCCGCTCTAGCCGAACTGGCAGCAGCCAGAGGTGTTGATCGTCTATCGTTCGGCAGCCTCGATCTGGGGCTGGACATGGGCCTGAGAACAGGCAGCGAAGCAGCCGATCTGGTACTAGGTCATGCTCGCTATGCGGTCCTGCTGCACAGTCGTGTGGCGGGCCTGGCGGCGCCGCTGGACGGCGTCTATCCGGCAATTCAGGACATTCAGGGTTTGCAGCGCCACACCCAATTTGCGCGGGACATGGGGTTTGGCGGTGCGCTCTGTATCCATCCTGCACAGGTGCAGATCATTCATGATGCGCTGAAACCTTCCGCACAAGAGCTGGACTGGGCCAGGCGGGTGCTGGCCATGGCCCAGACCAGTACCGGAGTCTTCATCCTCGACGGCCAGATGGTCGACGCACCGGTAATTCTGCGGGCCCGCGTCACTGTGCAGCAGGCAGGCTGA